DNA sequence from the Leopardus geoffroyi isolate Oge1 chromosome A3, O.geoffroyi_Oge1_pat1.0, whole genome shotgun sequence genome:
CTTGTGCACATTTAAATCTCGGGGGGTAAAACTAACTGCAAATTCAGAATTTCACTTTAGGATGCTGGCTCCTGAGTAGACACAGTTTGAAAATAGGGGATCTAGCACATGGCTCTCAGCAAACCTGCTCCCTCATCCAACCCAGGTGTAATGAGCTGTGGCTGTCCTGCATGAAGCTTGGGAAACTCTCCGCCCCCTCAGTCACAACCCAGATGCTCCACGGATAGAGATGACACTGTCACATAGCACCCCACACCTCTGAAAGCCACGGTACCCAAACCCGCCTGGAGCTTAACCTGACTGGTTAGGCTGAGACACTAACATCTTCTTGGGGTATTAGTGCCAAGGATCGTGCCCGTTGGTGTCCTGCAAAGCCATTCCAATCCCCCCACAACTCATCTGCTGTATCCTTGGTCTCACAGGGGCAAAGCCTTGTGGTGGTGGCAGAAACAGTTTAGGAAGAAGGGAGGCCTGTGGACTAAGGGTCTTGCAGTGAAACTCTAGTGATTTTCAACTTCTACCATTGCTCTCTatcagaataaaatgttttcatggtATTGCTTCTGGAAAAATTTTTGTAAACAAGGTGTGTCTGGACCAGACTTCTAGGCACCACACAGGAATAGAAAGTGAACGCATTCCCTCTGTCTTCTCCAGTGGGTTGTGTTTGCTGCCAGAATATGAGGGTTTGGGGGATGAGGGGTGAAAGTGGAAGAGTAGACATTGCACACTCAAGCCTACCCATGTGGATGCAGGCCACCAGGACAGCCCTTGCCTGGAAGTCTGTCATCTCACCATGCCacacggatggacggatggagaAGCCCCACAGGTGGGCTTTGCCAAGATTATCTAGAAAGCCCCCGGGCTGCCAGCAGCCTCCTGGCTTTTAAAGGGGGCACAGGAGGCTAAGGGGAGAATGCTGTGTCCAGAGCAGCCAGACCTTTGCATGCCTGTCTACCTGAACCTGGCTGCCTTGTAACTGGGCTGAGGTTAGAGCATCTGGGACAGTGGGGCTGTGGGCACACCCCTCGAAGGCTCTGAGGGGAGGCAGCCTTCATTGACAACACATGGGGAAATGTTCATGGTTCTGTGGGTTTAGTGTGGAAAACCACAGAAACTCCCAGTCGAGGCCTGCCAAGGTACAGCTTCGGAAGGGAGGTGTGGGCATTGCCTGCTGATGAGTCACCCCGGGGCAAGAGGAGACCTGTCTCACCTTCAGGCTATAGTACAAGCAGGAGCCACCCAGCCTAAGGAAGATGGAGTCTCTCATTATACATCCCTACCCCAATCCTGATGAGTCCTGATTGGCACTTTGGTGACAGAATGTTTCTAGAATCCTGGAGTTCACTGGGATCTTAGCAGCCCGTTTACAGAGGGGAGCTAAAGGTGAGGGGTAGGAGGTAACCTGGCCAGCTTCCCTGGGTGATTGATGATAAAGCCCAATACCGGAACTGAGgtctgccccctccacccacgTAATTCTCTGATGCTGTACTGAAGTTATAGATGCCTCTAGAGGTGCTTGCAGTGGGTTTAGAAACAAGGGGGTGCTCAGAAGAGGGGAAACATTATCTGGCTCAGGGTGGGCAAGGTGCTTTGTGCCCCAGAAGTGTTTGTGACAACTGTGACTAAGGGATTTGAGgaagtggcagggagagagagatttacgGCCCTCCAGATTCTCCCTTGGTGTTGACCCAGGAACAGGTGTATAGTGACAGGGACACATGAAGCCAGAGACAAGGCTGAACAGGCGGCAGGGCCATTTGGTGAGGCAGTCAGCTGACCATGTGAAAGGAGTCCTGAGTCACTCAGGAGtgaaagaggggagaaagaagtGAGGAGCCAGCCAGCCCACCCACCCTGACATGACAGGGGAGAGCCCAGGGCCAGGGACCTGGTAAGCACCCCTAAAAATACGGAGGCTAATGCCTACAGAAGTGAAGAACCCACTCATGGAGAGATCTGGAGAGTAGTAGCGGGGCAGGGCAGAATGCCCTTGCAGTGGTCCTGGTAGAGGTTATATAGCCTAGAGGGATAAGCTGGGCAGGGGAGGCACCACACCATACCTCTTATCCCATACTCATGAAGCCAGTGCCTACCCTGCCAGTGCTCAtttccttggggctcctggatggagATGAAATTTTGTGTTGTAAAGTCCTGATCGTCCCTTGGTCCTTAGCACCCCATCTTGAGGGCTACTCCCACCTGTTgcctcccctctttcctgctgATTACCTGCCACGGCCCCTTATTCCAGGACAGTGAAGGCACCCACCCCTCTGGGTAGGGGAGATGGTCCCTGATTCTGAGACCACAAACTGAGATGTAGACTTTTCTCTTTGGAGTGGGGGAAGTGGTCCTTTTTCTCAAAACAGTGTTAAATGAAGTTGGAACTGAGTGTGTGAGGGTCCCAGCTTATTCCCATTTTgttgcctccccctccctccctctcccaagtagtgtgccgccccccccccccccaactcagtGGGTGCATCAGCCTGGTCTTAGGAGTATGTTTCGAAGCTGCAAAGGAGTCACAAGAGACAGCTGTTTGGTGCACCTCCACCACCCCGCAGGGTCCTAGGACACTGTGCGAGATGGGGGAGGtactggttttttattttttgtagaggTGGTCCCTGTCCTCCAGGAGCTTACAATCTAGCTGGGGAGACACAACTAATGCACACTTATACAGTCAGTACAATTAGCGATTACCACAATATTGACCACAACTGCGTGAGACCAGGGAAAGCAAGATCAGTGAGGGGCTAGGGGCTCGGAGAAGGTGTTTTAGTAAAGATGGGATTCATTTACTGGTTGAATAAGTCCAAATTGAGTGACATTTCTTTGGGGTGGGCTTAGAAGGCAGTGAGGCGGGGGGAAGGGGAATCGAGGGAGCAAAGGCAGCAAGGCTGGAATGCACGTGTTGTAGGCAAGGGACAGTGAGAGGGCCCCACTCTATTTCTTAACCCTCTTCCCTCACTCTTGCCCTCCAGTCCCGCCACACAGGCACGCAGTTGGCGCCTTGTCTGCTGCATCGAGATTCAGGGCTTCCGCTGGTGATGATGGAATGTCCATTCTGCTGGCTGGTATGGTTGTCTGGATCTCTGTGGTGGGGCCTGCTGGCATGGCCATGGCTGCGGGGCTGGGTTGGCGCTGTCCCGACTTGGTCCAGATCAGAATGCATTGCCTGTGCCCAGATCTCGGGggtctgctccccccacccccctcctccctctaccCCACCCAGTGGTCAGAGGGGCGCAAAGGGGTTTGGAAGGGATCTGGTATTGTCGTCATTGTCGGTGCTGCTTCTCCGGGGGCCTACCGGCCCCTCACTGACCTTGGCAAATGCTCCTCTGGCGAGAGAGCACAGGGGACCCCCCATTCCTGCGCGGCACTGGCTCCCATGCTGGCCGAGAAGCACAGGAGCACCTGGTGACGCGGCCGCccagggctgggggttggggcCTCAGTTGGGGGCTCGCTGCCGGCGCTCTCCCAACACCTGCCGCCCGGTCCTCGACACCGTGTACGCCAGCTTCTGCAGGGAGTACCTGAACACCTGCGGTGAGAGACCCAGGACCTGCCCTTAGAGGCAGGTACCCGCAGCGAGTCTGCAGCGCTGCGgtgcccgcccgcccccccccccccccccccctcctgccccgcCTGCCTGTCGGACTTCGAGAGGCAGGCGCGGGCGCAGCTTGTCCACGAGTCAGGGCAGCTGGAGCTTTTCCAACTGTGCTGAAGGCTGCATGGCAGCAAGCTGATTGGACCCACAACTTAGGTATACCTCACTTCTCGCAATGGGCTGTGTCCCTGGAGGATTCCGAAAAGCGAATCCTACCCAGTAAATGCAGCATTCCAGGAACACCTTAAAGGAAATATGCGATTCCTTTGGCAAAGGGATTCCTTTAGCAGGGAATTCTTCCTGCAAGGGGGTGCTTTTAGGGTAAACGATTTTATGGGCAAAGTGCTTTCttctgatttattaatttttacaaagcactttgtctctatgatttcttttttaaatacagcGAATTGTCCTTTATTGGgagcgcttttttttttctcttccatttctcctgCAAAGAAccttttctaattgttttcttcaAAGCGCTTTTATCCGATTCATTTTTTCTGTTAGCTcctttgtctaattttttttctgcaatgcGCTTTTTATctagtgcattttttttctgccaagtGCTTTTACcagatttatttttcctgcaaTGCGCATTTTCTCTAATTCATTTTTCCCGCgaattacttttctttaattcgttgtgggtttttcatgaagggctttttattttttctctgagaaGTGcctttttctaacttatttctcATCCCACCTTCGCAAGCgctatatatgtttttaaaagacaatttccCCGCAATGCGCAATTTTTTAAAACGGAAAATTCTGCTATGCGAGGGTAAAGTCTCTTCGCAAAACAGGAGTGCCCCGCCTCCCTCCTGGGGTCGAGTCTGGGTGTAGCGGGTTTTTCTTACCGCGTTGGTCGCTAAGAGCCTTGGCGATCGTCAGTGGCTGGCGCCCGCCGCGCCCCAACTCTTTGTTCCCGGCCGGGCGCGGGCGCACTGGGAAGGGTCTGCGCGTGGAGGAGGGCGCAAGGAACGGGCGGGGGCATGCGGTGCCGACCGCGGCACTCGGGCAGGCAGGGATCGCGGCAATACGGATAGGACGGGTCTGGGAGGCGGCAATTGCGACGTGGGCTTGCCGGTTAAGGGGGCGCGCATCCGGACCCCTCTCCCACCCGGAACCTGGGCACACTTACCTGCAGTAGCACGCGGAAAATGTACCAGCCGATGATGAGCAGCTCCGCTGAAGCTGCCGCCACTGCCGCCATGGTTCCAAGAGTGGTGGGTGAGTGGTTGAAAGCGAGCGCGGTTCGCCGAGGTCCGCCGGTCTCGGAGTCCGCTGTTGGGCGCACTGCCGCAGCCGCCGTGGCCGCGCCTTAAGTATCCGCCCGCCACCCAAGTGCGCATGCGCGCTTGGGGGTGTCCATGAGGAGGGGTGGCCGGGGGCGCTCCTCATTCGCcgggagaggaaaaaataatccaTCTCCTCTTTCCACACC
Encoded proteins:
- the NNAT gene encoding neuronatin isoform X2, yielding MAAVAAASAELLIIGWYIFRVLLQVFRYSLQKLAYTVSRTGRQVLGERRQRAPN
- the NNAT gene encoding neuronatin isoform X3, which encodes MAAVAAASAELLIIGWYIFRVLLQVFLECCIYWVGFAFRNPPGTQPIARSVQVLPAEAGVHGVEDRAAGVGRAPAASPQLRPQPPALGGRVTRCSCASRPAWEPVPRRNGGSPVLSRQRSICQGQ
- the NNAT gene encoding neuronatin isoform X1, translated to MAAVAAASAELLIIGWYIFRVLLQVFLECCIYWVGFAFRNPPGTQPIARSEVFRYSLQKLAYTVSRTGRQVLGERRQRAPN